One stretch of Thalassovita sp. DNA includes these proteins:
- a CDS encoding acyl carrier protein → MSIKDKVIEIIAEQAVLEPSDVTLESTLEDLGIDSLGLVESIFAIEEAFDISVPFNANEPEKSEFDIASVASIIKGIEQLVAEQAA, encoded by the coding sequence ATGAGCATCAAAGATAAGGTCATCGAGATCATCGCCGAACAGGCAGTTCTGGAACCATCGGATGTGACGCTGGAAAGCACTTTGGAAGATCTGGGCATCGATAGCCTGGGGCTAGTAGAGAGCATTTTTGCCATCGAAGAGGCCTTTGACATTTCGGTGCCGTTCAACGCGAATGAGCCGGAAAAGAGCGAGTTTGACATTGCCTCGGTGGCCTCGATCATCAAGGGCATCGAACAGCTGGTGGCCGAGCAAGCGGCATGA
- a CDS encoding beta-ketoacyl-[acyl-carrier-protein] synthase family protein, producing MNRVVITGAGTINALGPNVAETLAAMREGKCGIGELEFQDVDRLAIKIGGQVKGYDAEAAFNRQQLALFDRFTQFTLIAAREALAQSGLSFSGELAATSGVILGNSGGGMTTLDANYRTVYEDGKNRVHPFVVPKLMNNAAASHVSMEFNLKGPSFTVATACASSNHAMAQAFTMVRSGMSKVMVTGGSESMLCFGGVKAWEGLRVMSKDACRPFSANRNGMVQGEGAAIFVFEDYEHAKARGTEILAEVAGFAMSSDASDIVMPSKQGAARAISGALRDAGIAPDQIGYINAHGTGTAANDKTECAAVADVFGAHADQLMISSTKAMHGHLIGGTGAVELLACIMALRDGVIAPTIGYEEPDPECSLDVVPNEAREAKVDYVLSNAFAFGGLNAVLALKNA from the coding sequence ATGAACCGGGTCGTCATCACTGGGGCAGGCACGATCAACGCGCTTGGCCCCAACGTTGCCGAGACCCTCGCAGCGATGCGCGAGGGCAAATGCGGCATTGGGGAGCTGGAGTTTCAGGATGTTGACCGGCTGGCGATCAAGATCGGCGGTCAGGTCAAAGGCTATGATGCTGAGGCGGCGTTCAACCGCCAGCAGCTGGCCCTGTTTGACCGGTTCACCCAATTCACCCTGATCGCCGCCCGTGAGGCGCTGGCCCAATCCGGCCTCAGCTTCTCGGGCGAATTGGCGGCCACCTCGGGTGTGATCCTTGGCAATTCGGGTGGCGGAATGACCACGCTCGATGCCAACTACCGCACCGTTTATGAGGATGGTAAGAACCGGGTGCACCCCTTTGTGGTGCCTAAGCTGATGAACAACGCCGCCGCCAGCCATGTCTCGATGGAGTTCAACCTCAAAGGTCCAAGCTTCACCGTCGCCACGGCCTGCGCCAGTTCAAATCACGCGATGGCTCAGGCCTTCACCATGGTGCGCTCGGGCATGTCGAAGGTAATGGTCACCGGTGGCTCTGAATCGATGCTGTGTTTTGGCGGGGTAAAGGCCTGGGAAGGGCTGCGCGTCATGTCCAAAGACGCCTGTCGTCCGTTCAGCGCCAATCGCAACGGCATGGTGCAGGGCGAAGGCGCGGCGATCTTTGTCTTTGAGGACTATGAACACGCCAAGGCCCGAGGGACGGAGATCCTGGCCGAAGTGGCAGGCTTTGCCATGTCCTCTGACGCCAGCGATATCGTCATGCCCTCCAAACAGGGGGCGGCACGGGCCATTTCTGGTGCATTGCGCGATGCGGGGATTGCCCCGGATCAGATCGGCTACATCAACGCGCATGGCACCGGCACTGCCGCCAATGACAAAACCGAATGCGCCGCGGTGGCGGATGTTTTTGGCGCCCATGCGGATCAGCTGATGATTTCGTCGACCAAGGCGATGCATGGCCACCTGATCGGCGGGACCGGCGCGGTGGAGCTGCTGGCCTGTATCATGGCGCTGCGTGACGGGGTGATCGCCCCAACCATAGGTTATGAAGAGCCGGACCCGGAATGTTCACTGGATGTTGTGCCAAATGAGGCGCGTGAGGCCAAGGTGGACTATGTGCTGTCCAACGCCTTTGCCTTTGGCGGGCTGAATGCGGTTCTGGCACTGAAGAACGCCTAG
- a CDS encoding invasion associated locus B family protein has protein sequence MNKLSKTLSLMAALTLGGAALAQDTAEQTPETAQDGLAMGTPVEPQSYIREESGDWKLECFRANLETEPCQLLQPLYGAEGNQVANVRIFRLPAGGQAVAGAVVAVPLETLLTAQLTIMVDANQPRRYPFSVCDPLGCYARIGLTQGDIDAFKRGAGAIVSLVPFVAPDQRVDLKMSLSGFTAGFDKVTAEVKP, from the coding sequence ATGAACAAACTGTCCAAAACCCTGTCTTTGATGGCAGCGCTGACCCTTGGTGGTGCGGCGCTGGCGCAAGACACCGCTGAGCAGACCCCGGAAACCGCACAGGACGGTCTGGCGATGGGCACCCCGGTGGAGCCGCAATCCTACATCCGCGAAGAAAGCGGTGACTGGAAGTTGGAGTGTTTCCGCGCCAACCTGGAAACCGAACCCTGTCAACTGTTGCAGCCGCTTTATGGCGCTGAGGGCAATCAGGTCGCAAATGTGCGCATCTTCCGCCTGCCCGCTGGTGGCCAGGCTGTTGCCGGTGCCGTTGTTGCTGTGCCGCTGGAAACCCTGCTGACCGCGCAGCTGACCATCATGGTTGATGCCAACCAGCCGCGCCGCTACCCGTTTTCGGTCTGTGATCCGCTGGGCTGCTATGCCCGCATCGGTCTGACTCAGGGCGATATTGATGCGTTCAAACGGGGTGCAGGTGCCATCGTCTCATTGGTGCCCTTCGTTGCACCCGACCAGCGTGTGGATCTGAAGATGTCGCTGAGCGGTTTCACCGCCGGCTTTGACAAGGTCACCGCCGAGGTCAAACCGTAA
- a CDS encoding helicase HerA-like domain-containing protein, with product MSESIFIGGGGEAYGEKQGLTLKYANRHGLIAGATGTGKTVTLQIMAEGFSAQGVPVFLSDVKGDLAGLAKAGSASAKLHGAFTSRAAKIGFDDYSYQGFPVTFWDLFGDQGHPVRTTVSEMGPLLLARLLELSEAQEGVLNIAFRLADEQGLPLLDLKDLQALLVWLGENRGEIALRYGNVSTASIGAIQRRLLVLENQGATQLFGEPALDLADLMRCGPDGRGMINILAADKLMGAPRLYATFLLWLLSELFEQLPEVGDPDKPKLVFFFDEAHLLFEDAPKALVDKVEQVARLIRSKGVGVYFVTQNPDDVPEDILGQLGNRVQHALRAFTARDRKALRMAAETYRDNPRFDTEEAIREVGVGEAVTSFLAKKGVPGIVERTLIRPPSSQLGPITKAERQGVIDGSDLSGKYEDRIDRDSAYEMLKRRADAAAQEAEAAEAEEEAAEPMVREFRAARRFSGSRVGRSSSRSLRSNRRGDTVTEALGKALVKELSGTTGRRLVRGVLGGLFKGR from the coding sequence TTGAGCGAATCCATTTTTATCGGCGGTGGCGGTGAGGCTTATGGCGAAAAACAGGGGCTGACCCTGAAATATGCCAACCGGCATGGCCTGATCGCAGGCGCCACCGGCACCGGCAAAACGGTGACCCTGCAAATCATGGCCGAAGGGTTTTCGGCGCAGGGCGTCCCGGTGTTCCTGTCTGATGTGAAGGGCGATCTGGCCGGACTGGCCAAAGCAGGCAGCGCCAGCGCCAAGCTACATGGTGCCTTTACCTCCCGCGCTGCCAAGATCGGGTTTGATGACTACAGCTATCAGGGTTTCCCGGTCACCTTCTGGGATCTCTTCGGCGATCAGGGCCATCCGGTGCGCACCACGGTTTCTGAGATGGGCCCGTTGCTGCTGGCCCGCCTGTTGGAGCTCTCAGAGGCGCAGGAGGGTGTGTTGAACATCGCCTTCCGTCTGGCGGATGAACAGGGGCTGCCATTGCTGGATCTTAAGGATCTGCAGGCGCTTCTGGTCTGGCTGGGGGAAAACCGCGGTGAGATTGCGCTGCGCTACGGCAATGTCTCCACCGCCTCCATTGGCGCCATTCAGCGGCGGCTTCTGGTTTTGGAAAACCAAGGGGCCACTCAATTATTTGGCGAACCCGCGTTGGATCTGGCGGATCTGATGCGCTGCGGTCCTGACGGGCGCGGGATGATCAACATCCTTGCGGCGGACAAGCTGATGGGCGCGCCGCGGCTTTATGCAACCTTCCTCTTGTGGCTGCTCTCGGAACTGTTTGAGCAGCTGCCTGAGGTCGGTGACCCGGACAAACCCAAGCTGGTCTTCTTCTTTGATGAGGCGCATCTATTGTTCGAAGATGCCCCAAAAGCGCTGGTCGATAAGGTGGAGCAGGTGGCGCGCCTCATTCGGTCCAAAGGGGTAGGCGTCTATTTCGTCACCCAGAACCCCGATGATGTGCCCGAGGATATTCTGGGCCAGCTGGGCAACCGGGTGCAACACGCGCTGCGCGCCTTTACTGCCCGCGACCGCAAAGCCCTGCGCATGGCGGCAGAGACCTATCGTGACAACCCGCGCTTTGACACCGAGGAGGCGATCCGTGAGGTCGGCGTCGGCGAGGCGGTGACCTCTTTCCTGGCCAAAAAGGGTGTGCCGGGCATTGTTGAGCGTACCTTGATCCGCCCACCATCGTCGCAGTTGGGGCCAATCACCAAAGCAGAACGGCAGGGTGTAATCGATGGATCCGACCTGTCGGGCAAATATGAGGACCGTATCGACCGCGACAGCGCCTATGAAATGCTGAAACGCCGGGCAGATGCCGCCGCGCAGGAGGCTGAAGCCGCCGAAGCCGAGGAAGAGGCGGCAGAGCCGATGGTGCGTGAATTCCGTGCCGCGCGTCGGTTCAGTGGCAGCCGGGTCGGGCGATCCTCCTCACGCAGCCTGCGCAGCAACCGCAGGGGGGACACGGTGACCGAAGCCCTGGGCAAAGCGCTTGTGAAAGAACTCAGCGGCACAACCGGGCGCCGCCTGGTGCGTGGGGTTTTGGGCGGCTTGTTTAAAGGCCGCTAG
- a CDS encoding LysR family transcriptional regulator: MTLDQIKVFLAVAERRHVTRAAELLNMTQSAVSSAISTLESQHGVKLFDRVGRGIALTQAGEAFVPQARRLQQEAEVTRQVLADLSQETRGSLRIQASQTVASYWLPPRLMLLHERHPGVSIDLHVGNTAQAAEAVAKGEADLGFVEGALPDSDLHRQVVARDELVLVMARDHPMARAADFGAEDYVQMQWILREEGSGTRSETEAHLAEMGLSVANLEVALELPSNEAVLAAVAAGPYVTMLSARAVGAAKGRGLAMRRVTWVAHPARVFAVLSHPKRYKTRAVRALLDVL, from the coding sequence ATGACCCTGGATCAGATCAAAGTATTCCTTGCCGTGGCGGAGCGTCGTCATGTGACCCGTGCCGCTGAACTGCTGAACATGACGCAAAGCGCCGTGTCCTCCGCCATTTCCACCCTGGAAAGCCAACATGGGGTGAAGCTGTTTGATCGCGTGGGGCGTGGCATTGCGCTGACACAGGCGGGTGAGGCCTTTGTGCCGCAGGCCAGACGGCTCCAGCAAGAGGCTGAGGTGACACGGCAGGTGCTGGCTGACCTCAGTCAGGAAACCCGTGGATCCCTGCGCATTCAGGCCAGCCAGACGGTGGCCAGCTATTGGTTGCCGCCCCGGCTGATGTTGCTGCATGAACGCCATCCCGGTGTCAGCATTGATCTGCACGTAGGCAACACTGCCCAAGCGGCCGAGGCCGTCGCCAAGGGTGAGGCCGATCTTGGCTTCGTCGAAGGGGCCCTGCCTGACAGTGATCTGCACCGGCAGGTGGTGGCACGCGATGAACTGGTGCTGGTCATGGCCCGCGATCACCCGATGGCGCGGGCGGCGGATTTCGGCGCTGAGGATTACGTGCAGATGCAATGGATCCTGCGCGAAGAAGGCTCCGGCACCCGCAGTGAGACTGAGGCGCATCTGGCCGAAATGGGCCTGTCGGTCGCCAACCTTGAGGTGGCGCTGGAACTGCCCTCGAATGAGGCGGTACTGGCGGCGGTGGCGGCAGGCCCCTATGTGACCATGCTGTCGGCCCGTGCAGTTGGTGCGGCCAAAGGGCGTGGTCTGGCCATGCGGCGGGTGACTTGGGTGGCACATCCGGCGCGGGTCTTTGCGGTGTTGAGCCACCCCAAACGGTACAAAACCCGCGCGGTGCGGGCTTTGTTGGATGTTCTTTGA
- a CDS encoding YeiH family protein, with translation MSAQNTFPSELPLVKQIIRHLPGVALVAALAAGAMWLKQAVDLPLLGPMVIAMILGVAVRNIVGPMAWAEDGICLSQRPLMRLGIVLLGLQLSIGQIWQAGAPVFLGIAVLLFATFWSTQVIGRWLGVAPDLARLIGAGTAVCGASAIMAVQGARPGSNSDLAYAIACVTLFGTLSMLGLPLMAMAFGLDGQAYGLWAGAAIHEVGQVVGATDSYSAEAQQWGMMAKLSRVLLLAPLIVLLTGFGRGPVDASAKKPSPLPLFVVGFAAMMVLNSTVALPVAALEAGSLISGFFLTMALAAMGLGTDIAALRREGLRPLALGAFATVFVTLGALALVVLTQ, from the coding sequence ATGTCGGCCCAGAATACTTTCCCATCAGAACTGCCTTTGGTAAAACAAATCATCCGCCATCTGCCGGGCGTTGCCCTTGTTGCGGCGCTGGCCGCAGGGGCGATGTGGCTGAAACAGGCGGTGGATCTGCCCCTGTTGGGGCCGATGGTGATTGCGATGATCCTTGGTGTTGCGGTGCGCAACATCGTGGGGCCGATGGCCTGGGCTGAGGATGGCATCTGCCTGTCGCAACGGCCCCTGATGCGGCTGGGCATTGTGCTGCTGGGGTTGCAGCTGAGCATCGGTCAGATCTGGCAGGCCGGCGCACCGGTGTTTTTGGGCATTGCTGTTCTGCTGTTCGCGACCTTCTGGTCGACGCAAGTAATCGGCCGTTGGCTGGGCGTTGCCCCGGATCTGGCACGGCTGATTGGGGCGGGCACTGCGGTCTGCGGTGCCTCAGCCATTATGGCGGTGCAGGGCGCACGTCCGGGCAGCAACAGCGATCTGGCCTATGCCATCGCCTGTGTGACGCTGTTTGGCACCTTGTCGATGCTGGGTCTGCCGTTGATGGCAATGGCCTTTGGGCTGGACGGTCAGGCTTACGGTCTGTGGGCCGGTGCTGCCATCCATGAGGTAGGGCAGGTTGTCGGCGCAACCGACAGCTACAGCGCTGAAGCGCAGCAATGGGGCATGATGGCCAAGCTGAGCCGGGTCCTGCTGCTGGCGCCCCTGATTGTCCTGCTGACCGGTTTTGGCCGTGGTCCGGTTGACGCTTCCGCGAAAAAGCCAAGCCCGCTACCGCTTTTCGTGGTCGGCTTTGCGGCAATGATGGTGCTGAACTCAACCGTGGCGCTGCCTGTCGCCGCGTTGGAGGCCGGTTCGCTGATCTCTGGTTTCTTCCTGACCATGGCGCTTGCGGCGATGGGGCTGGGCACGGATATCGCGGCCTTGAGGCGCGAAGGCCTGCGCCCCTTGGCGCTGGGGGCTTTTGCCACTGTCTTCGTCACTCTCGGTGCTCTGGCACTGGTTGTTCTGACGCAATAA
- a CDS encoding branched-chain amino acid ABC transporter permease produces the protein MSETTKNTALFALVAALFVLSGIFQSWNASLTILNMALISAIMALGVNLQWGFAGLFNVGVMGFVALGGLATVLIGAKPVEGAWSAGGFQILLALVLGAATVVATVLVYTRLPAGRTRTIAMLATLIIGFFIYRAVFDPAVAAVEAINPAMHGNLGGLNWLAVGRDTSVRQADLFVLLAWPVGGLLAAGAAWVIGKTALGLRSDYLAIATLGIAEIIIAVMKNEDWLARGVKNVSGLPRPVPYEVTLQDSSAFVERATSLGLDPTTASTLWIKTLYAGLFSVVLVVILVMAQLALKSPWGRMMRAIRDNEVAARAMGKDVTKRHLQIFILGSAICGVAGAMMTTLDGQLTPGSYQPLRFTFLIWLMVIVGGSGNNFGAVLGGFLIYFLWIQVEPMGTWLLDVLTSGLPDGNALKEHLKGSAAYMRLMTMGIVLLLVLRFSPRGLIPEK, from the coding sequence ATGAGCGAGACAACCAAAAACACCGCTCTTTTCGCACTGGTGGCGGCACTTTTTGTGCTCTCCGGTATTTTTCAAAGCTGGAATGCCTCACTGACTATCCTCAACATGGCGCTGATCTCGGCCATCATGGCGTTGGGGGTGAACCTGCAATGGGGCTTTGCCGGTCTGTTCAACGTCGGCGTCATGGGCTTTGTCGCCCTTGGTGGTCTGGCGACGGTTCTGATCGGGGCAAAACCCGTTGAAGGCGCCTGGAGTGCCGGTGGCTTCCAGATCCTGCTGGCGCTGGTTCTGGGGGCGGCTACGGTGGTGGCCACTGTGCTGGTCTACACCCGCCTGCCCGCAGGCCGCACCCGCACCATCGCTATGCTGGCCACCTTGATCATCGGCTTCTTCATCTACCGCGCGGTGTTTGACCCGGCGGTTGCCGCTGTGGAGGCGATTAACCCGGCGATGCATGGCAACCTGGGCGGTCTGAACTGGCTGGCGGTTGGACGTGACACCTCAGTGCGTCAGGCGGATCTGTTTGTCCTGCTGGCCTGGCCGGTTGGTGGCTTGCTGGCGGCGGGGGCTGCCTGGGTCATCGGCAAGACGGCCCTTGGCCTGCGCTCGGACTACCTTGCGATCGCAACGCTGGGTATTGCTGAGATCATCATCGCGGTGATGAAAAACGAAGATTGGCTGGCCCGTGGCGTGAAAAACGTATCCGGCCTGCCGCGTCCGGTACCCTATGAGGTGACCCTGCAGGACAGCAGCGCCTTCGTGGAACGCGCAACCTCCTTGGGGCTGGATCCGACCACCGCGTCGACCCTGTGGATCAAGACGCTTTATGCCGGCCTGTTCTCGGTCGTGCTGGTGGTGATCCTGGTGATGGCCCAGCTGGCTCTGAAATCACCCTGGGGCCGGATGATGCGTGCGATCCGTGACAATGAAGTTGCGGCGCGTGCCATGGGCAAGGATGTCACCAAACGGCACCTGCAGATCTTCATCCTCGGCTCGGCCATCTGTGGTGTTGCTGGTGCGATGATGACCACGCTGGACGGTCAGCTGACCCCCGGCAGTTATCAGCCGCTGCGCTTCACCTTCCTGATCTGGCTGATGGTGATTGTTGGTGGCTCCGGCAACAACTTCGGTGCAGTTCTTGGCGGCTTCCTGATCTACTTCCTGTGGATTCAGGTGGAGCCGATGGGCACCTGGCTGCTGGACGTGCTGACCTCTGGCCTGCCGGATGGCAACGCGCTGAAGGAGCACCTGAAAGGCAGCGCCGCCTATATGCGTCTGATGACCATGGGCATCGTACTGCTGCTGGTGCTGCGGTTCAGCCCACGGGGCCTGATCCCTGAGAAGTGA
- a CDS encoding branched-chain amino acid ABC transporter permease: protein MDFLNALVVLSNFVLIPAVAYGSQLALGALGVTLIYGILRFSNFAHGDTMAFGTMVVVLVTYLFQSWGLSLGPLPTALLALPFGILGCMALVLVTDRTVYRFYRQQKAKPVILVIVSMGVMFIMNGLVRFIIGPNDQRFADGERFIISVREFKQMTGLSEGLAIRTTQGITVVTAIIVVALLFWFLNKTRTGKSMRAYSDNEDLALLSGINPERVVLYTWLIVAALATVAGTLYGLDKTFKPFTYFQLLLPIFAAAIVGGLGNPLGAIAGGFVIAFSEVTITYAWKKVLKYLLPENLEPSSLVQLLSTDYKFAVSFAILVVVLLFKPTGLFKGKSV, encoded by the coding sequence ATGGACTTCCTGAACGCCCTTGTGGTGCTTTCCAACTTTGTGCTGATCCCGGCCGTTGCCTATGGCAGCCAGCTGGCGCTTGGCGCGCTTGGCGTGACGCTGATCTACGGCATCTTGCGCTTTTCCAACTTCGCCCATGGCGACACGATGGCCTTTGGCACCATGGTTGTGGTGCTGGTGACCTACCTGTTCCAAAGCTGGGGCCTCAGCCTTGGCCCTTTGCCGACCGCTCTGCTGGCCCTGCCCTTCGGGATCCTGGGCTGTATGGCGCTGGTGCTAGTCACCGACCGCACTGTCTATCGGTTCTATCGTCAGCAAAAGGCCAAGCCGGTCATTCTGGTGATCGTGTCGATGGGTGTCATGTTCATCATGAACGGCCTGGTGCGCTTCATCATCGGTCCGAACGATCAGCGTTTTGCCGATGGCGAACGGTTCATCATTTCCGTGCGTGAATTCAAGCAGATGACCGGCCTTTCCGAAGGTCTGGCAATCCGCACCACCCAAGGCATCACCGTTGTCACGGCGATCATCGTGGTGGCGCTGCTGTTCTGGTTCCTGAACAAGACCCGCACCGGCAAATCGATGCGCGCCTATTCAGACAATGAAGATCTGGCGCTGCTGTCGGGCATCAACCCGGAACGTGTGGTGCTCTACACTTGGCTGATCGTTGCGGCGCTGGCCACTGTGGCGGGCACGCTTTACGGTCTGGATAAGACCTTCAAACCCTTCACTTACTTCCAGCTGCTGCTGCCGATCTTTGCGGCCGCAATTGTTGGTGGTCTTGGCAACCCGCTGGGTGCCATCGCCGGGGGCTTCGTGATCGCCTTTTCCGAGGTCACGATCACCTATGCCTGGAAGAAAGTGCTGAAATATCTGCTGCCGGAGAACCTGGAGCCTTCCAGCCTCGTGCAGCTTTTGTCGACCGATTATAAATTCGCTGTCAGCTTTGCGATCCTTGTGGTGGTGCTGCTGTTCAAGCCGACCGGTCTGTTCAAGGGGAAATCGGTATGA
- a CDS encoding ABC transporter ATP-binding protein, translating to MSNNPYQDDRGNKDASITKTGGGTMQVSTGTDHAMSTDEAFLIGDSMTGGYGKSGPDILHDCTIAVNKGEIAVIVGPNGAGKSTAMKATFGMLHLRQGSVRLDGTDITGLTPQARVAAGMGFVPQTSNIFTSMTVEENLEMGAFIRKDDYRQTIEQIYDLFPILRDKRRQPAGELSGGQRQQVAVGRALMTQPKVLLLDEPTAGVSPIVMDELFDRIIEVARTGISILMVEQNARQALEIADKGYVLVQGRNAHTGTGKDLLADPEVRQSFLGG from the coding sequence ATGAGCAACAATCCCTACCAGGACGATCGCGGCAACAAAGATGCCTCGATCACCAAAACAGGCGGGGGCACGATGCAGGTTTCGACCGGCACCGACCACGCCATGAGCACCGATGAGGCCTTTCTGATCGGCGACAGCATGACCGGTGGGTATGGCAAATCCGGCCCTGATATCCTGCATGACTGCACCATTGCGGTGAACAAGGGTGAAATCGCGGTCATCGTCGGCCCCAACGGTGCCGGCAAATCCACCGCGATGAAAGCCACCTTTGGCATGCTGCATCTGCGTCAGGGCTCGGTCCGTCTGGACGGCACCGATATCACTGGCCTGACCCCGCAGGCGCGGGTTGCCGCGGGCATGGGGTTTGTGCCGCAGACCTCAAACATCTTCACCTCGATGACGGTGGAAGAGAACCTTGAGATGGGGGCCTTCATCCGCAAGGACGATTACCGCCAGACCATCGAACAGATCTATGACCTGTTCCCGATCCTGCGTGACAAACGGCGCCAACCGGCGGGTGAGCTTTCGGGTGGTCAACGTCAGCAGGTGGCCGTCGGCCGCGCGCTGATGACCCAGCCCAAGGTGCTGCTGTTGGATGAGCCCACCGCAGGTGTGTCCCCCATCGTGATGGATGAGCTGTTTGACCGGATTATTGAGGTGGCCCGCACCGGCATCTCGATCCTGATGGTGGAACAGAACGCCCGCCAAGCCCTTGAAATAGCGGACAAAGGCTATGTGCTTGTCCAAGGTCGCAACGCCCACACCGGCACCGGCAAAGATCTGCTGGCCGATCCGGAAGTGCGCCAATCTTTCCTTGGGGGTTAA
- a CDS encoding ABC transporter ATP-binding protein, whose amino-acid sequence MIVVEDVHKHFGGFHAVDGATLTIEKGSITGLIGPNGAGKTTLFNVIAGVLPPTSGRVTMDGEDITGLPPHELFHKGLLRTFQIAHEFHSMTCRENLMMVPGGQSGEALWNTWFGRKRIADEERALRAKADEVLEFLTISHIADLKAGEISGGQKKLLELGRTMMVDAKIVFLDEVGAGVNRTLLYTIADAIKQLNEERGYTFVVIEHDMDFIERLCNPVICMAEGKVLAEGTLAEIKANEQVIEAYLGTGLKNKDKVGA is encoded by the coding sequence ATGATCGTCGTAGAAGACGTCCATAAGCATTTCGGGGGATTTCACGCCGTAGATGGCGCGACACTCACCATCGAAAAAGGCTCCATCACCGGGCTGATTGGCCCAAATGGTGCCGGAAAAACCACATTGTTCAACGTCATCGCCGGTGTCTTGCCGCCCACCTCGGGCCGGGTCACCATGGATGGTGAGGACATCACCGGATTGCCGCCGCATGAGCTGTTCCATAAGGGGCTGCTGCGGACCTTCCAGATTGCCCATGAATTTCATTCAATGACCTGCCGGGAAAACCTGATGATGGTTCCGGGCGGACAGTCGGGCGAAGCCTTGTGGAACACATGGTTTGGCCGCAAACGCATCGCCGATGAGGAACGCGCGCTGCGGGCCAAGGCTGATGAGGTGCTTGAGTTCCTGACTATCAGCCATATCGCCGATCTGAAAGCGGGTGAGATTTCTGGCGGTCAGAAAAAACTGCTGGAACTGGGCCGCACCATGATGGTCGACGCCAAGATCGTCTTCCTGGATGAGGTGGGCGCCGGCGTGAACCGGACGCTTCTTTATACCATTGCGGATGCGATCAAGCAGCTGAACGAAGAACGCGGCTACACCTTTGTGGTGATTGAGCACGACATGGATTTCATCGAACGCCTGTGTAACCCGGTCATTTGTATGGCCGAGGGCAAGGTTCTGGCTGAGGGGACCCTGGCTGAGATCAAGGCGAACGAACAGGTGATCGAGGCCTATCTGGGCACCGGCCTGAAAAACAAGGACAAGGTGGGCGCATGA
- a CDS encoding ABC transporter substrate-binding protein → MKKFLMASAATALMAGGAMADDHAVKLGIILGFTGPIESLTPAMAGGAELAMSEVSESGKLLGGKTVMPVRADSTCIDSGAATAAAERLVTSDGVKGIMGADCSGVTGAVLSNVALANGIVMISPSATSPALSAAEDNGLFFRTAPSDARQGQVLADVLMEKGISEVAVTYTNNDYGKGLADSFAAAYAAAGGTVTTTTAHEDGKADYSAEVGALASAGGDALVVAGYVDQGGPGVIRAALDTGAFDTFVLPDGMIGPNLETTFGDEIEGSIGTAPGSDAADASMVVEKVAATGVDASGPYVGESYDAAALIMLAMQAAGSVEPGDYKSKVEMVANAPGEKIYPGELAKGLEILAAGGDIDYVGATAVELIGPGEAAGGYREIEVQGGKLETVKYR, encoded by the coding sequence ATGAAAAAGTTTCTGATGGCTTCGGCCGCGACCGCGCTTATGGCTGGCGGCGCAATGGCAGATGACCACGCGGTTAAACTGGGTATCATCCTGGGCTTCACAGGCCCGATTGAATCGCTGACCCCTGCCATGGCAGGCGGCGCGGAACTGGCGATGAGCGAAGTTTCCGAAAGCGGCAAACTGCTGGGCGGCAAGACTGTCATGCCCGTACGCGCTGACTCGACCTGCATCGACTCGGGCGCTGCAACTGCAGCGGCTGAACGTCTGGTCACCTCGGACGGCGTCAAAGGCATCATGGGCGCAGACTGCTCGGGTGTGACCGGCGCGGTTCTGTCGAACGTTGCACTGGCAAACGGCATTGTGATGATTTCGCCTTCGGCGACCTCGCCTGCCCTGTCCGCTGCTGAAGACAACGGCCTGTTCTTCCGCACCGCCCCGTCGGATGCGCGTCAGGGTCAGGTTCTGGCCGACGTGCTGATGGAAAAAGGCATCAGCGAAGTGGCTGTGACCTACACCAACAACGACTACGGTAAAGGTCTGGCAGACAGCTTCGCCGCTGCTTACGCAGCTGCTGGCGGCACCGTGACCACCACCACCGCCCACGAAGACGGCAAAGCCGACTACTCGGCTGAAGTTGGCGCACTGGCCTCGGCCGGCGGCGACGCGCTGGTTGTTGCGGGCTATGTTGACCAGGGTGGCCCGGGCGTGATCCGTGCGGCACTGGACACCGGTGCATTTGACACCTTTGTTCTGCCCGACGGTATGATCGGCCCGAACCTGGAAACCACCTTTGGTGACGAAATCGAAGGCTCGATCGGCACCGCGCCGGGCAGCGACGCTGCAGACGCCTCGATGGTTGTTGAAAAAGTGGCTGCCACCGGTGTGGACGCTTCGGGCCCCTATGTGGGCGAAAGCTACGACGCTGCAGCGCTGATCATGCTGGCCATGCAGGCCGCAGGTTCGGTTGAGCCGGGCGACTACAAATCCAAAGTGGAAATGGTTGCCAACGCTCCGGGCGAAAAGATCTACCCGGGTGAACTGGCCAAAGGCCTGGAGATCCTGGCAGCTGGTGGTGACATCGACTATGTCGGCGCAACCGCGGTTGAGCTGATCGGCCCCGGTGAAGCCGCAGGCGGCTACCGTGAGATCGAAGTTCAGGGTGGCAAGCTGGAAACGGTTAAGTACCGCTAA